The Phyllopteryx taeniolatus isolate TA_2022b chromosome 2, UOR_Ptae_1.2, whole genome shotgun sequence nucleotide sequence GTAGAGAATAGTCGTGCTAGTGGAGCTTAACGTGGTCTTAGAGCGTTTTTCGCGTACGTCGTGTTGACGCTAGCCGGGCACGAGGTTGCTAACCGACACACATCGCGGCCATCTTACCTGTGTCGCTACAGTGGCCACGAGTTTGAACACAGACTTCTCCACGTCGACCTCGCCGGGCTCCGCTGCCGTCTCGCCGGGAGCCTGGCTCGTCTCCGGTCGGATGCGCTTACAGGCAAGCAGCAGGGCGTCCGCGGGGTCGGTGCCCCTCTTTCTTTTGACGCGCAGAATGGTGGCGTTGGTCTCCATGTTCGCCTGTCTGCGTCAGTGCGTCTCGTCTGACTAGTTGACGTCACGTGATTATTAAATACACCGAAGCCCCGCCCAGCCGCGGGAGCGCGCGAGTTTGCGGCGCTGCGCAATCCCAACCACAAACCATGCAGTCAAAGGGTTCGCGTTAAAAGTAGCTATACACCTTAAATTAACTTCTTCAAGAAGGAAGGGATTGTCGAAAGATTGGTAttaaaggaaggaaggaaacaagggaCGCTGGAAGGAAACAAAGATGTATGCAAGGGATGAAGTAAAGAGGTATTAATGGAAGGAAGGAACGAAAGCAATATGGATGTATGAAGGGAAGGatggaagaaaagaaacaagGATGGCATGAAAAGAATAAAggatgaaggaaggaaggtaaCAAGGGTGGATTAAGGGAGGAAACAAATTtgtcacaaacacatttgtccACCGGAGACATATTccatgtttttgacatactgagcaaataaagatgattctgaaaaagGGATGGAAGAGAGGTAGGATGGTgtgaaaggaaagaaagaaggacAGATGGATGAAAGGAAAGAAACAAGGTTGTATGAAAgggaaaaaggaggaaggaaacAATGATGGGAGGGAGAATGATGTGAAAAGAGAAAGGAATCCTAGGTCCGCTCAATATATCCTTTGAAGCTCGTCATCACAATGTTTATTGCTATGCAGTCAGTCAACTGTAATCTTAATAAGTgacctggttggacatgctaataagatttgCACTgatgttacggtaaattataacccatcaaagaacacacacggagcagcccaAAGTggtatatacttttttttttgtatgataacTATTAATGAGGCCACGGGAAACAATTACACACCTGCATTTCCTGCATCTCTCTCCCGAATGTGACGcatgaatgtacagtatgttgtatgtatgtattacacTTAGGGGGAGGGGCGAGAGCCACTGCAGTATTGAAGGGACAAACCAAGTATACACAATcttaaactaatgcactcaaatatagaaatactaatgcatGTGTTCAAACATTGGTGTAAAATAACTGAttataaacaaatgaatagtgttaggaatgtggtAATGACTCTACAGTACAAATAATTTTAATGTCATCTCTGGCTGGACTAttgctcaatactacagtgcatttaactacaggtagacttcatacaaatgactGCATACTTTTGTGCGCTACTGAGCTTAGTTTTTCTAGAGGGAAACGTGTTCTGGTTTTCACATTATGTGTATGttatcatgcatttttttaacacCGCAATATAGATTGCAGAGTGAAAGACAATTGCAAAATTTCAATTTTTCAAATTgcaaaattgtatattttttttccaatatcgtgcagccctagagccttccttccttccacccATCTTagttcctccctcccttcctatTTTtatcccttccttccttccttccgtccATGACTAACTTTTAATCTGATTATTATAAATGTTCACTACTTATATGTTTCTGTATATAGGTAAGCACCAAATCAAGGCAGATGTCATGTAACGATCTAACACGATATTTTATTGTctctactgtaaaaaaaatatgaaaatggcatagaaatgacagaaatgtgacagttataagcacaataataataataacaaattctAAGTGTGCATTTTTTAGGAGGGAACCCAAATGTTGCCGTGTGTGTCTGGAGCCTGGCTATACGGAATGTTCCAGATCCAAGGTTCATCTGTGGGTAAAGGGGAAAAtgagcattattttatttaaaaacatgttttataatctggaatacacacacaaattctaATGGAATATTTCAGTATGTATATAAATGATTTTGGCAGAATGATTTGCATGTcggcttcacagttctgaggttgagaATTTCTATCTGGGTTCCAGTtttcctgagtggagtttgaatTACTGAATTATTATTGCccttgcttgcgtgggtttactgctggtactctggcttcctcctacattccaaaacatgcattttaagactctaaattgcccataggtgtgaatctaagtgtctatatgtgccctgtgattgggtggcgactagtcctctcacccaaagtcagctaggatagacaCCAGCACACCAATGACCCAGGACAGGATAATCAGTAGACAATGATTGGAtagcaaaatgtacatttaactATTGGACCATGACTGCTGACCAATCCAGTCTATATAGTAACCATTCAATCCAAGTCAATCaagatagactccagctcacctgtgactctTAACAGCATAAAAgggagaaaattgatggatggtaaAATGTACATCTAACAGTTCGcctgtgactgactgacgaccaatccagggtgtagggTGTCAGTAGAGTATCTCACTTGAAAATAATTGGAAGCAtggttttgtctgtgtgtgtgtgtgagggagagagagaatgtaccgtattttcacaaccataaggcgcaccaaaggcgcagtctcagttacggggtctatttctgtatttaacacatacataaggcgcaccgtattatggggacaggcatggtaaaacataggctatcttaaaacatacggtagcgtgcatgcatgctaaaacatacgctagcatgcatgctagcgtatgtttttaataaggcagcaggagcaaaactgagtttggttgtactttattgacgtatttaacaatgtactcacgttattttttgatcaatcctaatccacaaatccatcaaagtcctcatcttttgTATCCAAAataaacagctgggcaagttctcgaTTAAACATGCCgggtcattgtcggagtcagtctcgttgccggatGGCTGTTccgcaatgatgccggctttcgcgaaagctcggacagcagtcaaagcagataccttagcccaggcatccacaatccattcacatatggtggcctAACTCGCCCGGCGagaaatggatagatggcgcagtttcataaaacgaaagcaccaataTGGACctcattgaaaatgttcgattttcatttcttctgcaagcgttattgcccccagtcgaatggtgactgtagagacgcttctcccggctatcctttgatcattaatccattgctcgagttggtcttccaactcgggccacctcgccttgtttccgcagaaactcagcttcctcttcttgacttggcgaagctcgttttcctgcttcctccacttacgaaacatggattcgttgatcttgaattctctcgcggctgctcgattcccatgttcctccacgtaactgatagcttacagtttaaactgtgcttcataagtgtctcttcgtaggtgccattttcggggttccttagccaaactgatgtttttttgcacaatgcacatatcGGCGCTTTATACCTACTGGgagcgtgcctttagcgtcctcttttcATGTGAGGACCCTtccctcagtcacgtccgccttttcTCTATATAAccagcgtgtcagcaggaaatgctcccagtgaGTCAAGCGGaacgctcattaaagtcacacaacaagatttacagattttggaactctggtGCACAAATAAGGCGCACCGTCCATTTTgtagaaaatgtaagacttttaagtgcgccttatggtcaatttttgtcaagccattcgTCTTGGTCGAActgatttggaactaggaagcacaataatgaaccatattcattagaacttcaaactgtgaggccacctgtctcatcattttgtcctgatgctctgacagtccctctagatgaaggtggagggcagcaagctgctcatcctgcttcgagaggcgttgaccctgcgattgaagggctttgcgcaccgggtctgagtctgctgggtccatgttatggccagttcgttctgtcatgagcagaacagaggataggaccgaaaaatgcacgactccaaaacaaatggacagtttcaaaaagaaaggtttaatatacggcagaggtcggtactgaggcaggcaatccaaaaaaggcaacagtatccaaagacgtgaggcaaaaaggtgaggtcgataatcggaatagggtctagtcttactgtgagtctgtgatgtggaaacaaggaatgctggaacgcgacgaaaAGGCAACTAGAAcgaatgagacatgaggttaaatgcaaggggtaattagggtgacgaggcacaggtggtgaatatgctctcaggagcaggtgtgtacgaaaCGGGGGGAAGACAagaaccagaacacacacccataacACCATCGGATTCaaatctggactttgactaggccactccaaaaccttcattttgttttttaagccattcaggaGTTGacctgctggtgtgttttggatcgttatccgtctgcagaacccaagtgcgttTCATCTTGAAGTCACAAACTGATGCCTGAACATTTTCCTTCAGGATTCAgtgaaagagcagaattcatggttccatcaatcacagcaagttgtcagTAAGATGAgactttatgttctttttgtcagcagtggttttcgccttggaactctgccatggatgccgtttttgcccagtctcttccttattgtgtcatgaacactgaccttaacttaggcaagggaggcctgcagttctttagaagttgtcctgagttcctttgtggcctcctgaatgagtcattgctgttctttggtgtaatctttgtaggccggccactgaGAAGGTTCACCAGTgttccatgtgaggataatggctctccctatggtttgctgaaatcctaaagctttagaaatggcttttgtaacgcTTTCCAGAcagatagatgtcaattactttatttctcaactgttctggaatttctgtggatcgtgtcattttgttgcagcatttttagatcttttgtccaacttgattttgtcgggacagattctgtttacgtgatttctttattgaacagatctggaggtaatcatgcttgtgtgtgatcagtgaaaattaaccaaatattgtgattagccacaattaattcatgatttaatgaGGAGAGTAATTACGTTTTCCTCACagagccaggtaactttgaatagttttttttcccccttaaaaaaataaatcaccatttaaaaacagcattttaagttcacttaggttatatttgtctgatagttACCTTTATTTGATGATGTTAAACAAAGAGGGGAAACTGCAAATATATAAGAATTCTAGAAGGTGGCCAAtacttttcacggcactgtgtatatgccctgctattggctggcgtgTACCATGTCAAATTCagctgataggctccagctcacccgccacAATAATAAAGACGAGCCctatagaaaaatggatgatgaATGGATAAATTATACATATTCTGTATGTACCTTTAGGTGTGTAGCATGTTGGGGGTAGGTCAAATGGCACTAGGAAACCGGAGGACGACGATGAGACGGGAAATGGGTTTTTCCTCACTGGGAATGTCTTCATGTTCTGCAAGGAGACAACAGTCACCCTCTTTACCACACTTTAGCATTAACATTAACACAAGtgcgcatgtgtgcatgtgtatgttctCACAAAGGCTGAGGGCATGTAGAGGACGCCGAGCTCATAGGATCGAATCATCACCTGTGTGTTGTTCTTCTCCAAAGCCCCCCATGCTGCTTTGGACAGGTTGGCACTGTAATAATGGGTAGTAATTATTATAAATGTGTACCATATAAAAAACTTGATTAGGCTGTTCCACTACGGTCCAGTAGGTGGGCGCAAAGTATGTGGAATAaagcttttttccccaccacagcaacagtactgtatatctaaCAAGATGCACTGCAGCACTTAATTGTTGGGTGCACTATCCAAATAATGTAAATGCCTCACCTTAAACAAACATCTATGTTTTGCCTTAAATAGTGGTCTCTGCTCTGATGCACACAAGGCTTCATTTAGACACCAtctcaaatacatttttccttAGTTATCTTTGCGCAAACAGAGAGTGCCTCAATTCATCGCTGGGTGCATCATCCAcataaacaaatataaacatcACCTGAAATAAACAcctattttttcctcaaatatcTGCATCAAATTGCATCTATCTACCAACccagtgacaaataaacacctattttttccctcaaatatcTGCATCGAGTTACATCTATCGACCAACCTCGTGACGAGGAACCAAGCTAGCTCAGTGAAATCCGGTGACGCCCTCGTGTAAGTCTTGATGTGGGGCATGGCATGAGTCCGACCAGTTGCATCTGCTTGCCATCggctacacacaaacacacaaaacgtACACATTCTCAATATTATTACAATATGGCGTACAACGGTGCAATAAATACGGGTGGGAGAAAATACTGGAAGTAGGAGTGCAGCCAGAGTTGCTTCTGCGCTGTCTGGATGCTGTAGGGAAGAGAGCCACCAGCTTGTGGACAAGAGGAGACGCAATAATAAATacctcaaaaataaaaacaatctctaaataaatgctaaaaataaaaacaaacaaagctaaaaataaaaatgtttaaaaaaaaaaaaaaaactcaccaggATAACCTTCTAAACTCATCCTGACATCTTCCACTGATGGGTACAACTGCAAAAGAAACAATTTACAAAAAGGCCAAAGGTATGAGGGATCAATTATTAGTAGAGGGAAAGCCTTTATTTGTCTACATTCAAACACACTCCTCAAAAGCTAAGGGTATTGAGTTGTCGGATGAAATTCCAGTATGAACCTACAATGCCCTATAACCTTTACATGTGAACTTAATTTAACCTCTAAACTTTTAAATGCACATCCAACTGTTCAAtcttcagtactttttgcacaacttagGAGGATATATAAaaggagctgaacggcaaaattcacaagaggtgtttgatccatgaatggaccAAGAAGTTTCCTGGATCAATTGGAaatggtatttaaacagtcctcttcatcacggagttcacattttgacatcacaaGACCAAGATGAAGCTTAATTGATGAACAGTAATTTCCGATTGCGAGGCTTCAAACAAGAAGCCTGTTCATGGatgaaacacctgttgtgaattttgccattcagctccttgttagaaaaCAGCAAATtgagcaaaaagtactgaaacttTGAGCAGTTGGACATTCAAAAGTTCCCTCAAATAgtgtattttaggttcatcctgacatTTTACCAGAAAAAATATCTCTctgactttttgtgagtagtgaaTAATGTTACTAAATTCGGGAGCGTACCAAGTGAACAGGGGGGTTGGGCCGAAGAGACCCCTTTCCCAGCGTGGTAAGGGTGCGCTGGAACTCTCCTGCCAGCCACTTTGTCTTATCCACCCCCATGGAGCCGATGCTGGAGAACTGGCCCACCACTGGCCACTGGTCCTCGTCGGGGACGCCGTTGGTGTGCTCGTACAGCAGCTTCAAGCCACGGAGAGATGTTGATGGCAATAATCAATAaagtcattaaaaatgaatacagaaatgatgttttttttttttgttaccttcCTGAGCCTCAGGTGGCCCCAGCGCTCCATGTCTGGTCCTACATATCTGCCAGGAGTGGAGCCTACCAGATACACCCTGACCACACACAGACCATAGACTAGATAAAAGACATGGACATGTTTGAGGACCgtgaaatactgtaaatgcctGGCCTTAAAGATCCACTTTCATccctgttttattatttaattgtgATCATCTTTGATGTGCTTTTATCTAGTTAGCATGACAATTTGGTTGGAAATGCCAAAAATGTCCTTATTCAAGCTATTTTAGTTGGTCTTTTCTGCCTGGCATTTGAGATGGTtggatttctcattattatATGACATataaatgagctttgctctgacTGGATCGCTCATCTGCCCCAATTTAAATACGGAAAACAGCTTgggtctgattggtccatatctCTGCATCTGCTAGATAGATGTCACATCCTTCAATGCCTAGTGACGACTCAAATCCCTTACGAGTTTCATCATGGGAGTTATTTATACActcagaacaaattaaaatacagtttataagtatacatatgttgtgttttacaacaaaaagtagcacactttaaatatgaaaataccttCCATAGTGGATGTGTCGTCACCAGTGAGACGTGCGCAACACTCCGTCGAACACACTACACTTTGAAGGAgagcatgtgtttttaaattgtgtgaaaTAAATCCAAGAAAAGTATTTTGatcagaatactgtgcttatgactGAACGCATATTTGGAGGTCCAGCAATAGAAAATGGGGTGTGCCTACCATTCTATAGATCAGCGGTGCCCTAAACCTTCCTTGCGCCACAGACCGCGGGCAAGTCCCTTTTTGGCGACCGACATAGaaggaaataaaagcaaatgattCAAAACCTAGCTCATCATTGCGCTATTACGATGACTGTTGTAACAGCAAGcactttcaaaaaacaaaaacaaaaaactccaagCCGTCTGCTGCATGTTTTAAGCAGAAAGCTGTGCGATCACAGCGGTGAACAAAAGTCACCTGGCGCCCATATTTTTGCCAATTAATATGATATCATATGTCGACAGCGGcagggtggacgactagttagcacatccgcctcacagttctgaggaacggggttcaaatcccggccccgcctgtgtggagtttgcatgttctccccgtgcctgcgtgggttttctccgggtactccggtttccttccacatcccgaaaacatgtgtggtaggttgatggaatactttaaattgcccgtaggtatgaatgtgagtgcgagtggttgtttgtttatatgtgccctgcgattggctggcgaccggttcagggtgtaccccgcctctcgtccaaagattGCTGGgttaggttccagcacgcccgtgaccctagtgaggataaaacggtagatgaatgaatgactgaatatGTCGACATTCGGCCCTTGGCGTAACATGGAAGCAACACATTATGGCCATTGGGCAGTCAATCAGCGTTATGGGCCCGGTGCATCCTGCACTGTCAGCACAAATCAGCCATCGCCAGGCCGTGGCTGGGACGTTAACTGAATGAAAGCTTGCAATAGGATGTTTCGCCTTCACGGGGCACTAGACTTACTACAGCCTCTAGAATGCAGAAGAGGGAAAATGCATAAGTCCAGAGGAGACTCCATGGAACATGTGCGCAACATGTGTGCAACTCGCAcacaaggccagatttgacagtGAATGCACATATTTTagggttgctccacccagagtgtGTACCTGGCTTGAAGGTGAgtaaatgacagatttgagtGGATGGGAGAATGCGCGCAGCCAGAAAAATGTAGCTATGCACATGTTTCCACAGGAGAATAGGCCCATAAACAATCAATTTTTCCACAAGTCTCTGCCTCTACTCTAACAGGCACAGAGTCTCGATTGATTGCCGGTTACAGAGCTGCTAAGCTACAGAAaatcacttccagaacaatttgtccaaatttgtctgaacttccatattttcaaaatgttgtcaagaacattactgcaGGACAGTCATTGcagcatagatcattttacacttgaaactatgtgagtcccaggatgcacttgtcgtggaaacaatgagtcccaacctGGCAACAATGAgaccctgcaacttatcatcacggaatacagataaagtaatcctccgctatatcatgGTTCTTGCTTTGTGGTCCCGCTATATTACAGTTTTCTATTTTATAGtgtttgtgcaatatttttgtgttatccattgacAAAACAGTCAGGTCCGATTGGAAAATCGCCCatgatagctaatcgggccaatatctgGGCTAAAATTTTCTAGTCTGAGCTAGAAATAAAATGCAGATTGATCttactttatgcgtccctgctaatttctgtgcgtctcagacgcgggatgcacatcaaacgagatccctgttgcagtatattatgtaattggATACAGATAATTGTGCATACtattcaattgcacaacataatcattacccTATAATCATAATCATTTATAAATTATGGCTTCGATACTTATTTAATGTGTTCATTGCAttaaccttgtaatggtggacgcagttgcagcctgaatcaaagtatgaaaaaaatactgtaaatgcttAACTTCAATTAAACACCTAATTTTCCTGCAAATAGTGGCTTCATCACTAACAGGTGAAACTGCCTAATTAATCGCTAGGTGTGATGTCTCCTAGACACAGCTCCTCAATTGAAAGTCATGTTCACTAAACACCAACTTGTTCCTCAAATATTGGCCTctgctcttgtgtgtgtgcgtttatgCAACATAACATGCCTGGTCTCCGAGAGGTCGTGCTCCTGGATCCGCTGAATCCACTCATCTAGCTCGGGCGCCCGATAAGATGCCAAATATTCAAGCAGGTCCCTCTTGAAAAAGGTGGGCGACTCGCCGCAGGTGTCGCTGCTGCCTTTTGGTAACCGTGGAAACAGAGGACTCATCCACAtcctggagggggggggggtgtttaagGATTCAGCCCCTCACAcatacagtgagtacggaaagtattcagacccccttaaatttttcactcttttttatattgcagcgatttgctaaaatcatttaagttctttttttttttttttttttttttacatgtacacacagcatcccatattgacagaaaaaaaccataattgtttacatttttgcagatttattacaaaagaaaaactgaaatatcacacagccataagtattcagaccctttgctcagtatttagaagaagcacccttttgagctaacacagccatgagtctttttgggaagtttttcacacctggatttggggatcatctgccattcctccttccagatcctctccagttctgtcaggttggatggtgaatgttggtgggcagccattttcaggtctttccagagatgctcaattgggtttaagtcagggctctggctgggccattcaaaaacagtcacggagttgttctgaagccactccttcggtattttagctctgtgcttagggtcattgtctttttttaaggtgaaccttcggcccagtctgaggttctgggcACTCTGGAGAAGTTTTTCTTCCACGATATCCCTGGAcctggccgcattcatcttttcttcgattgcaaccagtctccctgtccctgcaactgaaaaacacacccacagcatgatgctgccacca carries:
- the tdp1 gene encoding tyrosyl-DNA phosphodiesterase 1, which produces MSQDSQHGKWSVSSSEDDDDELLLSGTSSKPPQLTVSNHSSRSSSVIDIASVDEKPEWSPVPMLVVGSEARQQAAKNQTNPVKYESSPSLAGKRKMDVADGSGWALSDSDDDEDAKKKSNPPPARKAPSPKRQKVANVRPPSPHGRVYYIDEPDDFFESSVPCLDDMFRFYLNKVTGLDRKYNSGALHVRDILSPLFGTLKESVQFNYCFDIAWMVQQYPPEFRDRPILIVHGDKREAKARLMQQAQPFSHVRFCQAKLDIAFGTHHTKMMLLWYEEGFRVIILTSNLIRADWYQKTQGMWMSPLFPRLPKGSSDTCGESPTFFKRDLLEYLASYRAPELDEWIQRIQEHDLSETRVYLVGSTPGRYVGPDMERWGHLRLRKLLYEHTNGVPDEDQWPVVGQFSSIGSMGVDKTKWLAGEFQRTLTTLGKGSLRPNPPVHLLYPSVEDVRMSLEGYPAGGSLPYSIQTAQKQLWLHSYFHRWQADATGRTHAMPHIKTYTRASPDFTELAWFLVTSANLSKAAWGALEKNNTQVMIRSYELGVLYMPSAFNMKTFPVRKNPFPVSSSSSGFLVPFDLPPTCYTPKDEPWIWNIPYSQAPDTHGNIWVPS